From Microtus ochrogaster isolate Prairie Vole_2 unplaced genomic scaffold, MicOch1.0 UNK80, whole genome shotgun sequence, a single genomic window includes:
- the Psmb5 gene encoding proteasome subunit beta type-5: protein MALASVLQRPLPVNQHGFFGLGGRADLLDLGPGSPADGLSLAAPGWGVPEESRIEMLHGTTTLAFKFRHGVIVAADSRATAGAYIASQTVKKVIEINPYLLGTMAGGAADCSFWERLLARQCRIYELRNKERISVAAASKLLANMVYQYKGMGLSMGTMICGWDKRGPGLYYVDSEGNRISGTAFSVGSGSVYAYGVMDRGYSYDLQVEDAYDLARRAIYQATYRDAYSGGSVNLYHVREDGWIRVSSDNVADLHDKYNESVL from the exons ATGGCGCTTGCTAGCGTGTTACAGCGGCCTTTGCCGGTGAACCAGCATGGGTTTTTTGGACTCGGAGGTCGCGCAGATCTGCTGGACCTGGGTCCGGGGAGTCCCGCTGATGGCCTGAGCCTGGCCGCGCCCGGCTGGGGTGTCCCCGAGGAGTCGAGGATCGAAATGCTTCATGGAACCACCACCCTGGCCTTCAAG TTTCGCCACGGAGTCATTGTTGCAGCAGATTCCCGGGCCACAGCAGGTGCTTACATTGCCTCCCAGACCGTGAAGAAAGTGATCGAGATCAACCCCTACCTTCTGGGCACCATGGCTGGGGGTGCAGCCGACTGCAGCTTCTGGGAGCGGTTGTTGGCTCGGCAATGTCGAATCTATGAGCTTCGCAATAAGGAACGCATCTCTGTCGCTGCGGCCTCCAAGCTTCTTGCCAACATGGTGTATCAGTACAAGGGCATGGGGCTGTCCATGGGCACCATGATCTGTGGCTGGGACAAGAGAGGCCCCG GCCTCTACTATGTAGACAGTGAGGGGAACCGGATCTCTGGAACTGCCTTCTCAGTGGGTTCTGGCTCCGTGTATGCTTATGGGGTCATGGATCGAGGCTACTCCTATGACCTACAAGTGGAGGATGCTTATGATCTGGCCCGCCGAGCCATCTACCAAGCCACCTACAGAGATGCCTACTCTGGAGGTTCAGTCAACCTCTACCACGTGCGGGAGGATGGCTGGATCCGTGTCTCCAGTGACAATGTCGCTGACTTACACGACAAGTATAATGAGTCTGTCCTCTGA